In Colletotrichum higginsianum IMI 349063 chromosome 1, whole genome shotgun sequence, the DNA window CCCATCTTCTGAGGGCTACAAATCAAGATCGCCGACCACATTGAGCCCATCGTGCCAGCAGAAGGCTTGATATTCCGAGATAGGATAGGCTGCAGCAGGGATCGGCTGGTTTGTCAAACTTCGGTTGAATTATCCTCATCAGACCGACCAGGTGGGTGTTCGTCTCATAATTCAGCCGGAAAATGTCGAAGTTGAGACGTTGAAAGCCGATTTCCGGCTTAGACTCTATCGAAGTGGCGTCCAATATCGATTGCATACCAACATAATGCTGTCGTGTAATCCGGCGGGGCGCGCTGTTTCGCGATTAAGAAGGATTGAACAACCTGGATGCGCTTTACCACAGACGAGCAAGGAGCAAGACAATTGTGTGTCCTTTGTCATGTTGGCCAAGGGTTCCAAAACTCACGGTGTCGGTTCGTCGTGAGAAGCTGTGGACATTAACTTAACACCAAGTTGAGAGTCGAGACGCTGGCGGCTGACTTGACACCAGAGTGGCGCCGGCCTGACTCGGGAAAGGGAATTAAAAGAGGTGTTTTCGTTGGGTTGACAAGACCATTCATCATCAAGCAGTACGAGACGCCCAGGCGGCGGTCAATAATTGCGGTTAAGTACTCCTGTAGAGGGCGAGGCGAAGTCGACACCATTTCTGGTCCAGATATCAAAGGTTCAAATTTACACAAGGCCAAACGAAGTCCCATGGACCTGTTTCTGATTCGCTCGGGACATTCTCGTTGGTCGTTGTTCACTACTGAGTTCATTACTGAGTTCATTACTGAGATGTTCCGGAAGGTTGTGAGTGGATGGTAGGATCGTTATTATCCTCACTTTTCATGGTGGCGTTCGATACAGCGTTAAGAGGGCCTTCGCGTCGTCATTTCGATTGCGGAGCACACTGCAGGCGCTCCGACGAGCTGTGGGAGCCGTGAGAGGAATTTTGCCAATCGACGACGATTTCACAGAACCATCACCAAGGCTCTGGGGTCCTTACTTCCGCGCCTGTGCTATGCGGGGTACAGTAAAGCCAACAACGATTGGAGTCGAAAGCCTTAATGGTTGCAGTCACACTTCGTTGTAGATCCGCGATGTCCGCCGCGACCCACTACCATTTAACGTTGGACCCTCGGACGGCTCAGACTAGGGATTCCGGAAAGAGCCCGAGCTTCGAAGCCAGAGGCAAGCGACAGATGCGTCTTCGTCATGGTACGGAGCGGGGGACAATTTTACACACTTCACTCGGTCTGCATACTCCCAACTCTGAATCGCAGTGAGCGGCGGAACGAACATGTTCAAGGCTGCAAGCAAATCCGTGCTGCGCCAGGAGTCCCGTCCGGTTGTGAGGAGTGACTGCGAGTCTTCGAGCCAGCGTGGAAAAGGGGGATTTCCAGACGTACCGAGGCGTGGGAGGGGGCGCCGAGCTCGGACGACTTGGCAATGCACAGTTGTGGATCAGCTGTGGTGATCCAAGGTAGCCTGTCCTGTGTGAGGGCGAATGGCACATTCGGTAATCCATGCCCTGGATACACACGATTTCGCGAACAGCATCGTGTTGGATGATGCCTCACATGACGAGCAAAATCCGCAGCACCCGCTTTTCTTCGTGGAATCCCGCGGTTCCAAACAGGTCCCCGATTATCATACGAATAGGTTGAGGGATGGAAATAACGACAAGGCGTACCCAGCGGCGGAACCAACGGCGCTTCTGCGTTCTCGCTTACAGCTCTTTGTCGTCTTTGCGCCCAGTTCAAACGGCCCCGGCCAGCCCGGCCGCCAGCGTGCTCGTTGGAGTCCCTCTGGCCAttcgtccatccatcccccctttcccctaTTCAGAGTCTTTCCAATAGTGGCTGCAGGGCTTCTAGCGCGGCCATCGTTTTTAGACCCCAACCCTCGCCGATTTGGCCATCGGACCCACGCTGGGGCGCTGGGTTGCTGGGGGTCTGGGGCTGACCAGAATCCACTTGAATATTCATGGAACGGCGGAGACGGTGAAGCTGGAGATGCCCAAAAGTGGCAGGCCATGCATCCATCCACTGTCTACAATGCGAGGCTGCTCACTTCTCTGTATTATTGTAGCCACAGAGGATTCgcgcggccgggaggaaTGAATGATGGTTCGCTGCGAATTCGGAATACACTTCTTGCAAAGATTGCTTGATTGACGAGCTGCGAGATAGGAAAGGTTTCGAAACAAACACGGGAAGTGCGGGTACGGGATGTGCAAAGAGCAGTCGTCATGCCGAGTCTTGTCACGAAGCAAGTCTTGCAAGGGCTGCTACTCTCCCTCTAATTCTATGTGCTTGCGTATCGCAAGTTGCTGACAGGTTCTCGAACTTCGCTGGCTTTCTCCTGCGGGGATCATGTCGGATCCTGGAGGATACCCTGAAGTCCCTTCTTTTCCGTGCTCTTTTGCACAGGGCTTCGTAGCGGGGAAAGTGAGGGCACCCTGGACTCACGCCGCTGCGAAGGGGAGGAAGACAGGGGTTTCGGAGACGCGCATCTTTGCGACTTGGTGCTTCAGGCCTCTGATATCCCGGCAAATAGCCGAAAGGGGCTGATGTGCCGGCACGAATCCGAGTGGGAACgagggaagaagagcgaGGCGAATAGAAGACCGAGGACTGGGCACACCCCCTCGATTCAGGGCGAAACGAACGACATTTTATTGATCCATTCGCCAACGTGTAGTGACTCGTGAGGAGGCAGCGAGGAGACGGCTTGGCGAGTGCGAAAAGGGACGAAGTGAAATGGGATCCTGAGCATCCGACCTCTTCGGCGGATTGTGATGTGGTGAACCAGTTGGAGGGTATGATATCCCGCCCCATCGGCGAACGGGTTTGACGTACATGTTTTGTGTTCCAGTTGCCTCACCGGGGTCCAAGAACAGGCATCTCTGAGCGGCTACTCGAGTTGGCATGCCAGCATTGCGGCGTTGCGAGACGGGTTTGACAGTGGCAAAACGACTGGCCATGCCCGCCGGTCTGGGGTCGGGAGGGCAATCTGCAGTTGGCGCTGATGGAGTTCCGTCCGGGTCTGCCGTCTGTGTATGCCGAGCACGAGCAAGAGTGGCAgtgtgtggtggtggaaATTGTCCATGGTAGCGGCGGAGGGGCAAGATGGAAGACACCGTGCTCTCTACTTACCGAGTCCGGTGGCCCTGGAAGAAATTCCTGAGGAGGGCCGCCGTACGTTCATCGTTGTTTTGAAGAGCAGGCAGGAATGTGAGGAATGTACCTTCCACGCACGCTTGCGTACCTACGGACCTAGACAGGTAGGTATGTTTGAGGTAGGCATGGGCTAGAGCGAAGAGCGGTTTGAGAACACGGCCAAACACATGCTCCTTCCGTTTCCTTCCTTCACAAATTCTGCGTCGGCAGTACCTGCTCATGGGCACTCGGGCACACAGAGCAAGCAGGTCGCATTGGGTCGTCCGCAGGAGGAAGGCGAAAGTGCATCTTCCGGAAGTCGAAGCCCATGCTCCGTCCAAAGTCCATGGCACGCATAACCACACTGCACCGCACCATACTTGATCATCGGTTCGACCAACCTCCCCGAAGACGGTGCCTCACCCCTTCGAAGTCCAGTGCATGGCAGGGGAGACCCTCCATATCGGACATGGTGATTATGATCAGAGTGTAAGTGTCGGGCCGGACACTGTGGTCGGTAAATCTTTCAACAGGAatagagaaagaaaagaaaaaaagatCAGACACCGTCTGAGACGCTCCCTCGCCGCGCAGTAGACGCCATTCCAATCCGCTCTGCAGCGCTTCGGGCAATGAACGCCACCCCAATCACAATAGGTAGGCGAGTAGGTACCTTACCGCAGGGCGTTACGTTTGGCGTGGCGGGGTGCCGGGGAAGTTGGCTGCGAGGGACGTGAGAACATGAGATAATTGCGGCCGAAGCCACGAAATGAATGGCCTATTGTTCCTTCTTCAGCCAAAAAGCGGCTGGCTCAACTTCAATTTTCACCTCAATCTCCAGCTCCAGGGCTCCGGCCAAGCTGTTGCCTCGTCAGCTTGGCACTCTTATTGCTGACTGCTTCACTTGTTGTTGTACGTGTTTCTCTCTGTGCTGTGCCTTGCACTTGCTACCTCCTTACTTCCattttgttttcttttcatTCCGACAAACCCCCCATCTGTTTTCATCAATCCCCATTCTCCTCTCCCAACCCTGACGAACTCGGCCTCCCCCGCTGTCGCTGTACCCTTCCTTCTTCATTCCGGCACCGCATCCCTTCGGCCGCTCTAGGCACTCTTCACCCACTTGCAGCAATTGGGCTTTGCGAGAAAAAGAGCCCTGTGCTAACTCGAGGCTCACTTCTCCTCTATAGGTCCGAGCTGCTGCACAGAGGTGACGGCGCCGGTCTAACAAGATTCAACATTGAACTACATTATTCGTGCCCTTGCACCATCCCATTGTCCGCTGTCATTGTCTGAATCTCGGCATTGCTCTTCCCGCTGCCATCTTTTTCTGCTCCCCTCTCAACCCATCGTTCCCCCGTCCGTTGCTCAGACGTCGACTGGTCATCCGTCAACTGTTGCCCATTCAGACGACGTCACTTCTCCGGTAGCTCAGCTTGCCGCAACTCTGGGATGCCTGGAGCCGCCATACTGTACGtatccctccctcctttctcCTTCTGGCACCCGTATATTCCTGTCCCTGCTTCGTGTTTCCCTTAACCCTTTTTGCCTTGTAAGCGGCCGGGCTGGAGTGTCAGTCAGCCCTCCCTCTTTCGCTGGCAAGCCGAGACTAGCCCTCCTTTGGTGCAAGTGTCCCTCTGGTTCTCCTCGTTCCCAAGCACTACAGAAGCAGGCGCACCCCCTAGCAAGGCACCATCCAAGCATGCCATCCAATCCGGGCGAGCCCAACCCGAGCAAGGCCCTGGCCTGCTGCAGCGCTGTGCCAAAGAGCTGGGCTGCCTTGTGTGCATCAGTCCCTAGGCTGTGTGGGCGACGAGAGTGGGTTGGGTGGGTGAGAACAGGTGGGCTGGTGCTTGGGATCTCCTCTGGCGTGCTGCCCTGGGTGGTGgtcgtgctgctgctgctgctgctgcccgctgtctcgtcctcttcctcgtctcccAGGTTCCCCCGTCTTTGACTTACATAACAAGTCAAGCATGCCACCACGCATTGTGCTGCCAAGGGCCCATTTCCAAAACCTCAACTCCATGTCTACAAGTATTCAGCTCGATCAATAACTCATACACGCCGGTGGTTTGGCATTTGCCCTGGAGCTGCTCCCACTAATCTGCTTTTTTTCCACTTCTTCCTTCTAGTTTCTAGCTCATCCATTCACGCAGCACACAGGACAGTTTCCTACACATATTTGTCGCCGTTGCCTGTGCCACCTTAGACGAGAGACTTCATCCGCCAAACGACCATCTCTTCGACCCCTGCCtcactcgccgccgccaacggcgtACCTCACAGAAACGTCTAGTGAGGCTCTCGCCACTGCTCATGCCGACGGCAAGAATTGCGACACAGTGAAAAAGACACCGTTACGTTCCAGTCGAATCGTCCGCCGAGCATCACCGCCTGCAAAACAGACATTTGACCGAACAAGCTCCCATCCTTCCACGGCTTAATGGCGGCTGCGACGGCTTCTACGCCGCCCGTCATGTCTCCGACTGCAAGCCCGAATCATCTTCGAAAGCACTTGTCACCCGAGCGACTGACTTTCGGCGACGATGGGGGCCGCAATCCAGTATCGGCAAGAATTCGGGATGCCCCCGCCTCCCCAGTCAGGGTGAACTTTCAAGCCGACAACTGGGCCCAGCCATCGAATGCGAACATTGAGTTGGCGCAACCCTATCAAGCAGAGTTCTCTACAGTCGATCGTCCTCGAGAACAAAACGTACCGACCCCTCCTCAAGACACGTACAAGACCTACGATCGGTCCCCGGGACGACAGACATTGCCTCCACTCAAGACCTCCCCCTCGTACACtgccgagcccgaggacctGAATCCTGCGAATTCCCTCGCGTCCAACAAAGCTGGTCACGAGCAATCCCACCCGCGGGAGCGCCACACACAGGGTTCGGATAGCTTCAGCCCACACAGCAGCACACCGCGGGTGCAAGATGGCAACCGCCACAGTCGAGAGtcggccaccaccacctcgagCACTACACAACAACAAGCATCGGCAGAATCATCTGCGACAACGAGTGCAAGCTCCATTTCTGGCGGCCTCAATGAGCTATCTGAGTACAAGGAAGATGAGTCTCCCGAGAGCTCTGTCGTGGAGGGCAACATGCCGGGGAACCACTCCGTTCCCATGTTCCAAtactaccaccaccaggAGTATCCTCCCCGCGTCTCGAGCGTCCCCCAAGAACTCGATACCCGTCGATCGTCCTCTAACCCCAGCCTCAACGCCGACGGAACGCCCGTCAACCGTCACTTGACGCCAACGGGGTTCGCCAGGAGGACCTCGATGCCGCGTCCGTCATCAGCATACTCTGCGATCTCGGACTATACGCCTAGAGGACGTTCCCCAGCTCTGATGTCCGGGGGGTCCCAGATGCGCACGCCGTCCGGTACTAGAAGATCCCCGGAAACCAGGCCAGCATCATATGCCGAATTGTTGAACGTGCCATACCCGCAACCGGCTCCTGCCCCCATTAGCTTCGACAACAACCAGTTAAGGAGTGCGGTCGGCAACAATGCTTCGCTTCTCAGTTCTCAGAAGACCCTTGAGATGTATCGCCAGAACGTCAAGAAGACCAACGATTTCTCCATCCAGTACTCATTTGCTGTCTTCCTGATCTCCACGGCCCAAGAACAAGGCCTCGACACGAGCGAGCAAGCACCGCGCAAAGCAAACTCCAGTCCCAAGAACGCATCTACGTCGACTCCTTACGACCTCCTCCGTGAGGCCAAGGGCATTCTTCAGAAACTTGCCAGCGGCGGCTACCCATTTGCCCAATACTATCTCGCCGATGGATATGCCTCTGGTCTGTTTAGCAAGGGAAAGGAGGATTACAACCAGGCGTTTCCCCTCTTTGTTCTCGCCGCAAAGCATGGCCACGCCGAATCCGCATACCGCACTGCGTTATGCTACGAGTTCGGATGGGGTTGTCGCAAAGATCCTGCAAAGGCCGTCCAATTCCTGCGCATGTCTGCATCGAAGCGTCATCCCGGCGCCATGTCCCGGCTCGGCAAGGCTTGTCTGTCTGGCGATTTAGGCGAGAAGCGATACCGCGAAGGTATCAAGTGGATGAAGCTTGCAGCTGAGGCGGCCGATTCCGTCTACAGCGCAGCCCCCTACCAGCTAGGGTGTTTGTATGAGACGGGATATGGCGACGACATCTTCAAGGATGAGGTCTACGCAGCCGAGCTGTTTACCGCTGCCGCAGAGCTGGGTCACCCGGAAGCCAATTTCCGCATGGGAGAGGCTTACGAACACGGCAAGCTCAGCTGTCCTCGGGATCCCGCGTTGAGTGTGCACTTTTACACTGGCGCTGCCGAGCGTGGACATgcggcggccatgatgggTCTTTGCGCGTGGTACATGGTTGGTGCAGAGCCAATCCTGGAaaaagacgaggaggaggcttaCGAATGGTCGCGCCGTTCAGCCGAAATGGGTATGTCGAGAAAAATCTTTCGTTGGCCAGAAGATGTGTAGGAATAAGACGCTAACATTGGAATTTTCAGGATACGTCAAGGCGCAGTACGCTGTAGGCTACTTCACAGAAATGGGTATCGGCTGCCGGCGCGATATCCTAGAGGCCAATGTATGGtacgtcaaggccgccgacgcaggCGACGAACGTGCAAAACAGAGGCTTGCTATAATCGAGGCGGCTGTCAGCGGCGGGACGCCTATGGAAGTTGCGCCGCCTCGCAGTGGAAAGATCAACAAGAAGAGTGGCGACGACAAGGATTGCATAGTGATGTGAGAGAGCGCATCGGGGCACCGACGGAGAGAGATCTCTCACACACTGGCGTTGGTTGGGCATGAGGGTATGGAATCCCAACTTCACTAATGATTGAGAGGGGCGTCTCCATTTCTGGAGATATCCCAAGGCACGAACTTCTTGTCGACAACGTTTTTTTTGCGACTGTTGGATACCAGACGAAGATTGCGCCTATTGGCATATTTCcgtctttcttctttttctcgcACAACCAGACATTTATGAAAAAGAGGATGGGACTTCCCAGGCGGGTTTGACGGGGCACAACGCGAACGCTGCGCATTGAATGAAAGAATCGGGTTGTTTGTTTTCTTTCCATGTCTGTCTCTATGGGCTCAGGATTATCCATCTGTCTCTCCCCACTGCATTTTCGGTCTTCTTTCCACTTtggtctttttttttttcctcctTGGGAGGGTCTTTTCATGAAACTGCATTTGCATGGCATGGGGATACGGGGAATACACACAGATGCTTCAAGGCCCAAGCATGGTCAGGACTGCTGACAACTTGTGTGCTCCGGATTCCACTGCGAAAGGGGCGTTCAGAGAGGGGAGACTACATTGCAATAAAAACGGACGGATGGACGGacaaacagacagacaggcaggcaggcagacacACGGCTCGTGTAGGTGCGTACATGCCTGGCTGGACATTCAGAGGAGCCTGTACATACGAGATACCATAATCCCCTGTCTCGGACAGGCGTCTTGAAGATCTTTTGGCTTTGTGTTAACTTCGTGGCGACGAACGGTAATGATGTTTGCGGTGACGAGAACCCGGTTCCTGGCCTGTTCAGTCTCGAGGTGTCTGCATGTGTTGCGTGGGAGTTTGGGCCGTTGCGCGTCCTGTCCGCTGTGGGTAGTTTGAGACAGAGTTGTCAAACGAAGGAGCGGGAACAGCCATTGTTCCATGGGTGTTGCGCGTTCGTCCGcagtcggtcggtcggtcagTGGGCACGCGTCGGTCCAATTTTTCAAAATTTTCTTTCTTGGAGGGCGACGCGATTCAGAACATTGGACTTGGGCGTAGGTTTTCTTCATGAGCATGACCGCTTTGTGTGGTGTTGCTGTCGTTTCTCTCTGGCGTGTGTTTGATGTGTCGTGTCGTGTTTTGGGTATTCTCTCTGCCAAGACACGGCTCGAGGAACCCGGAGTATGCCCGGCAAAAGCGTTGAGGGAATGAAGGGTTAGTCATGAGAGTAGGTATGAGATTGTGCgatggaggggaagggaTAAGCCGGGTAACGTTGCGGGATGAGACAagaagagatggagatgggtGAGAGATGTTTTGCTGGTTTGAGCGACGGGTTTGGGGTGTCAAGTCAACCAAGCGCCAAGAAGAGACAACTAGAAATTTGGTTATTTTGTTtttccggggggggggagggggttggtGCGAGATATCTGGGATGAGGCGCCGAATGAGACAGAGTTTCGAGACGGCGAACCTGTGGTCTTTGCTTgatttttgtttttgttATCTTCCCactcttcttctcctgcttGTTGTGTATCGAGTCTGAAAATGGAGGGAAAGGGGCATGCCTGGATGGGAGGAGTTGCcacccggcggcggcagggagCTCGGATTTGTGGGAGGACGggctttcttctttttcggAAAAGATGACGACGGATGGGATTCTCACAGGGTCGAGAGACACTGTGTGTTGTGTAATGCTCGCGGCTTGTCGAAGAGACCTTGTCCTCGGATGCGTTGTGAAGTTGAGGCTCAGAAGGTTAGTCCCGACGGTTGATGGTGGAAGTGAGGGTGGAGAtgggctcgggctcggggcTGAGACTGAGCGTTTGGGCGGGTGGCTTCTTGATCCATTTCCAGTTGTCTGCGTCGGGCATGGCTCCATTatgcttcttcttcttcttctgtttcTCGGTGGCACCCGAGTGTCTGTCTTAGTTCAATTGGGAGActcggggcggcggccgggttgCCAAGACTTTGTCATCGTGTTGAGCCATGTCAGGCTGctcaccggcgccgagagGGTCCGGGgctggcgagggcggcggcttACTCGACTTTGGCGCCACAGCAATTAAGATCGGAGTGCCTCTTACGGCTCAATTCTCGAGATTCCCGGTGACCAGTTGAGAGGTGGTTTGGCTGGAGGAGATGGCATCATGACACGAGCTTGCGGTTGGGTGTTGGGCTTGGCCGGATTGTTgagccttttttttttcggtTTCCTGGGCTGGAATTTGGCGGGATCGAGAATCGTAGTAAGGCCTAGCCAGGTATTATTGGTTGACGTTCCGTGCTGAAGGGTGTATATTTTGCGACTTGCCATCGATTGCCTCGTACTGTCGTACATCATATTCCCCTTCATCCCATCAGCTTATAGATTTCATTAGGTCTCAGTTGACGAGGCCATGGACTTGAGCGATATCCTAGATTCACACTTGTCGGGTAAGTTCTTGTGCTAATGCGACGTTTTCTAGCTAGTCTCTATTCCCGTCAACTGACATCCTCCCAGTGAAACAACGTTGGGTCTGTTGGTTCAATATGCACAGTTTGCGGCATCGACTTGACTGGTGATGTACGTTACCCAGTGAGTTTGAACCA includes these proteins:
- a CDS encoding Chitin synthase activator → MAAATASTPPVMSPTASPNHLRKHLSPERLTFGDDGGRNPVSARIRDAPASPVRVNFQADNWAQPSNANIELAQPYQAEFSTVDRPREQNVPTPPQDTYKTYDRSPGRQTLPPLKTSPSYTAEPEDLNPANSLASNKAGHEQSHPRERHTQGSDSFSPHSSTPRVQDGNRHSRESATTTSSTTQQQASAESSATTSASSISGGLNELSEYKEDESPESSVVEGNMPGNHSVPMFQYYHHQEYPPRVSSVPQELDTRRSSSNPSLNADGTPVNRHLTPTGFARRTSMPRPSSAYSAISDYTPRGRSPALMSGGSQMRTPSGTRRSPETRPASYAELLNVPYPQPAPAPISFDNNQLRSAVGNNASLLSSQKTLEMYRQNVKKTNDFSIQYSFAVFLISTAQEQGLDTSEQAPRKANSSPKNASTSTPYDLLREAKGILQKLASGGYPFAQYYLADGYASGLFSKGKEDYNQAFPLFVLAAKHGHAESAYRTALCYEFGWGCRKDPAKAVQFLRMSASKRHPGAMSRLGKACLSGDLGEKRYREGIKWMKLAAEAADSVYSAAPYQLGCLYETGYGDDIFKDEVYAAELFTAAAELGHPEANFRMGEAYEHGKLSCPRDPALSVHFYTGAAERGHAAAMMGLCAWYMVGAEPILEKDEEEAYEWSRRSAEMGYVKAQYAVGYFTEMGIGCRRDILEANVWYVKAADAGDERAKQRLAIIEAAVSGGTPMEVAPPRSGKINKKSGDDKDCIVM